Within Rothia sp. ZJ932, the genomic segment TAACGACCCTTTATCTTCGGGGTGATCGACGGGGGTTGAACCCGCGACCTCCTGGACCACAACCAGGCGCTCTGCCGACTGAGCTACGACCACCATATCTGCTAAAACACCGATGAAAATTTCTTTTCTTCTGCGTTTGGCAGCGAGTAATACTCTACCCAAGTTTTACCCCGGTGACAAATCGAGAACGAGGTTTTTTCAGTGACTGTCGCCACTTGTGCTGTGTAGGGCTGTTGAGTCGCCGGTTCGCGGCTGATCCAATAGCCGGGCGGATACATTCCCCGCCCCTGATTTCTGGAGAGGAGCGGATACGTCCGCAACCGTAAGCCGTTCTAATCACCCAAAGGCTGACGGGTCTGCGCCACCTGACGGGCAACCTCCTGCGATGTTTCGCTATCAGGCCCCGGTGCCTCCACAAAAACGGTGCCACGGTAGTAACGCAACTCATCAATAGAATCTCGGATATCACCCAGCGCACGGTGATTACCCGTCTTTGCAGGAGCGTTCCACAGCGCCTTGGGGAACCAGCGGCGGGAGAGCTCTTTAACGGTTGAAACATCAATGACGCGATAGTGCAAGTAATCCACCAGCTCAGGCATATCACGCACCAAGAAGGTCTTGTCAGTGCCCACGGAATTGCCGCCCAGAACAGCCTTGCGGGGTTCAGGCACATACTTCTTGATGTACTCAAGAACCTCACGCTGGGCGTCCTGCATGCTCATTCCGCCCTCAAGTTCATCAATCAGACCTGAAACCGTATGCATATTGCGCACAAAATCGTCCATCTGCTCAACAGCAGCAGGGTCAGGCTTAATGACTAGGTCAACGCCCTCACCCAAGATATTCAGCTCGCCATCAGTTACCAGTGCTGCAACCTCAATCAAGGCGTCCTGCTCAAGAGACAGCCCGGTCATCTCGCAGTCAATCCACACAATACGTTCGTTCAATTCACTCATATATATAAACCTACCGTGTGAAAACCCCAAAGGCACCCCATAAAAGTCACCAAAATTTAACTTTTACAGGAAAGCGAACGTTAGACTTAAGCAATCTAAGACAGCATCGACTTTAT encodes:
- the orn gene encoding oligoribonuclease, with the protein product MSELNERIVWIDCEMTGLSLEQDALIEVAALVTDGELNILGEGVDLVIKPDPAAVEQMDDFVRNMHTVSGLIDELEGGMSMQDAQREVLEYIKKYVPEPRKAVLGGNSVGTDKTFLVRDMPELVDYLHYRVIDVSTVKELSRRWFPKALWNAPAKTGNHRALGDIRDSIDELRYYRGTVFVEAPGPDSETSQEVARQVAQTRQPLGD